The genomic DNA TAATAATACATTTTTATCACTCCAATACATCGCGCATTCTTAACAGCATTTTAAGGTCATTTTCCAGATAGGTGGAAGCAGGCAGATTTGGGTCGTAATAAAGACAGCTGCCCTTGTCTGGCGAGAGCGGCAGAATGACCGCTTCGCTCAAGCGAGAAAGCGTCAGGTTACGCGCAAACCGACTGCGAAATTCGCTCTCCAACACTTTTATGATGTCCCGGGAATTTTCTATGCAGACTTGCGAAAATTTGAAAACTGCATCGCGTCTACATTCCTTATAAAACCGAGGGAACGCATAGGGCAGCACAAGATTAATGGCCGGTGTTAGACCGGGAACCGAAGGCTCGTCATGACCAACCGTGTCTCCGCCGATGAATGGATACATGGTCGATTCGACGAACCACGCCCGGAGGTTCGGCACAAAATAGACACAATCGGCCTTCATACCCTTGGTACGCATCAAATCGCGGCCCTCGCCGCTCATCACCCCCACCAGTACACGGTCGATGGCAATATTCTCATGCTCGAGCAGCGGAGATAGGGCATTGATGCGGTTACCGGAATGGAGCAGATCATCTACAAGAATCACCGGGCGGCAAAAAGATTTTATGGTGCGTATCTGGCTTTCGAGCGGTGCATAGCCCGGAAATGCTTCAATGTCAAATGAGCGTAAATCCTGCGCAAAAACCTTATCGGTGTGAATCGTTTTGGTTACAGTGTTCGGAATAGCATTACCGCGCAGAATTTTACCAAAGGGTACGCACATCTTTTCACCCAGCACCCGAGGAACAGTCGGCTCTGCTGGCACATGGTTTGCCTCAACAATCTTTTGCACGAGCCGATGATAGATAACCTCGGCGTTTAATGACAGCAATAAAGTGCCGGGATAAAGGCCTGTCAGCGCCTCTTGCATGCGGATGTGCGCCTGCCTAATGGCATCAAGGACGTTTGTGCTCGATGAAAAGGGCTCTTTGAGTGTGGTTGCCAAATTTTGAATCAGCACAACGGGTGAGCGCATATCCACCAGCAACAACGGCCTGTCACCGCCCACCTCCGCTTTGACAAAACCCTGACGTCGCAACAGATTGATAACGGCGCTGTCATTTTTGCGATTAGTTGGATAATACACGGCATAACCACAATCCTCGCCCATTGCGCGGGAAAGCGCCTCGGTCATCAACAGCTGACCGATGTTATAACTGGTGTTGGAATGGCGCACCAAATGCAGACCAGTCAGCAGCAAAATACGGCCTGCAGTGTGTTTCCGCACATAATTGGTGAGCCTGTCGTCCTGCAGCGCGTCGTATAAGTTGATGGCGCTGACAATCCGCATTGTCAGATAACCCAGAATACGCTCACCGTTTCCGGTATCGCGCAAAACGATGACATCATCGCGCAGGTCAAAGCACGGGGGACGTTTTTTCCCCGAAGTAACGGCAGCTAGTAATTCGGCGCGCTGAGCGTCGTCGGGGTGCTGGGTGGGCAAAAACTCGAGATGTCCGGCGCGATAAAGGCGCTTATACTGCGGTTCGCGCAGATATAGGCTATGGCGGTAGATATAGTCCTGGACGATGGGGTCGATCAAATTGGAGATGTCTCGTCCCAAGTCGATATTTTCGCGGATTCTGGTGGAGCTGATATCCTCCAAATAAGGAGGTAGCTGTAATTGCAGCACCTTGCCGCGAATACATCGTAGATCGGCCTCTGTCTCCGGCCCGTCAGCACTGCTAACACGGCGGAAAACAATATGGTTCATCTCCTGAACACAACCGGGAACGGCAGTGGCTCTGTAGGACGAAGCGTTGGCCACCACATCACTGCCTACCGCCAGATATAGATCACGTCCGGCAAAAACCTGTCGCAGACGGTCAAGATCGCTTGGGTTAGCCAAATTTACCGGCAGATCGTGCGGAAACAAATAAACGTCAAAGCTATCCGCCACCGACATGTTGACAATCTGGCGGCGAACAAGTGCGGGTTGCGCCTTTTTTGACCAGGAAAACTCGTCAACGGCGAGATAGACCTCGAATCCTAGGTCACGAATGCTTTGCACAATCCCCTTGTGGGAGATTGAAAAAGGATCAAAAGTACCCGGAAAAAAAGCGACACGCTCCGGTGGCGAAAAGCAAAACGGCCCATCCTCTATTTTATAAAGCACCAAAAAACGATAGACGTGGGACAGTGCGGCGGCAGTGTAAAAAAAGGTCAGCTCCCGTTCCCCGTTCTCACTGATGAGACAAAGCAGTTTTTTAGCCACCAAAACAAACAACGCAGACTTATCCGCATAGGTCATCACTTTGGAAGCAAACAGCTCCTCGCCCAGAATACGCAGCGTCTCCTGTCGCACCGGCTCACGATAAGAGGCCAGCCCTTTTAGGAGCAGCCCCGCCAACCGGTTGCGCCGGTTGGTCAGCGTAGCGGCGTCCTGTTGAAACCGACTGGCGTAAACCGCATAGCCTGCTAATATGGCCCCCACCGTATCCAGCGCGGCAGTAACCGCAACGCTGCTGGCTGCACAAAGCAGATTTTCCATCTGGTCGATCAGCTCGTCAAGCTCTCGAGGTGGCAGCCACAGCGAAAAGCGCCCCAGATAGTCCGGAATGTATTTGGAAAGCTCAGACTGCCCTGTTTCCAGCGCTTTTGAGAGTTCAACGGCGATTTCATTGCGACGCTCCGGCGTCAACTCGGGTGCCATGGCCAATAACGAAGTTCCAGCCATTCGGCGTACAACTACGTTTTCTCCCACCTTAATCAGGTTAGAAAAGTGTGTGGCAATGTGCAATATATTCGTATGATTGCCCTGCTCAATCAGATCGAGCAGGTACTCCACGCCCACAGCTTTCATAATCCAGGGAGTGGCGGTTTTAAGATTGTCCAAAAAAATGTTTGAAACAGCGGATTGTCGGCTTAAAAAGCCATCCGGCGCGGTGGTATCATACCCAAGCATCCGCCCCAAATATGCCTGTAAAAATAGTAGCGGAGTGCTGCCTTCACAGTCGGCCGTTTCAGCCGCGTGGGCAATCTCGTCGCGTAGCGGGTCATGCTGGGGTAAGATATAAAGCAGATGTCTAAACAGCCGCAATGCGGCCGCCTTTTGGGTCAGCTCCCCTTTTCTAAGCCACCACATAGCAAAGTTGGCCAGCTTGGCCGATTCCTCCGCGCCACAGAAGGCCGCAGGAATGTTGACAACAGAGTCAAGCAAAGCAAAGGCTGCGTCCGGTTCAACTGTGGCAGGGTTTTCGTAATGGTCGAACAGCTCATTGGCAAAGACAGCGGCATCGGTATCGGAACAGGAGTCCAGCAAGGCATCTATGGCAAGCTTGGCCGTATAGCGTATTTTGCTGATTTGCTGGGGTGTCAGCCGACTGTCAGGATAGATGAGCCGGTTAAAATAATCACACCACAGCTCATAGTGACGGGTGTCGCCCGGAGCCGGTTCACACCCGGTGGGCTGTTCTTTGCGATAACCGGAATGAAACCCTGCCAGAATGCGGCCAATCAAAGATGCCGCCTGTCGGCGGATGTCGCCGTCCGGGTACATGAGCAACTCATACAAGAAAGAAAGCATCTGTTCCTTTTGCGCAGTACTCCAATAGGTAAAATATTCTTCAAAGACCGAAACATAGGCTCTAAGCCGATCGGGAGATTTCTCACTGC from Oscillospiraceae bacterium MB24-C1 includes the following:
- a CDS encoding cytidyltransferase-related domain protein, translated to MEDQFDRHVGTRVFQALIDKSFLNRLNMSARSATILFERVDWVQALSALLPIQRRMTCGEVLAVVRPLLDSIAPEPREGWLDCAYQVANALQFSQTEVLQDDRQWDGALCYLRVLQQVFEEERVSLPFSSQFDFAFCTKEELEGNDSADEYRRFCGWFKEVFVYELLRLGHETTPFRTLEHIAGVHHVAMTCARAFHAGGGLVDLPLLSAAAAVHDIGKFGCKAGERVPYLHYHYTDIWCARRGLGDIGRIAANHSVWDLEIENLSSESLLLVYADFRVKQSRDVNGHEISQIFSLADSFEVILQKLDHVDAAKRRRYQFVYAKLHDFEEYMRSFGVDTTLALPAVQPAPVKDAALMSMDEAVAALRYRAVDHNIRLMHRLGHDQLFGNILEAARSEKSPDRLRAYVSVFEEYFTYWSTAQKEQMLSFLYELLMYPDGDIRRQAASLIGRILAGFHSGYRKEQPTGCEPAPGDTRHYELWCDYFNRLIYPDSRLTPQQISKIRYTAKLAIDALLDSCSDTDAAVFANELFDHYENPATVEPDAAFALLDSVVNIPAAFCGAEESAKLANFAMWWLRKGELTQKAAALRLFRHLLYILPQHDPLRDEIAHAAETADCEGSTPLLFLQAYLGRMLGYDTTAPDGFLSRQSAVSNIFLDNLKTATPWIMKAVGVEYLLDLIEQGNHTNILHIATHFSNLIKVGENVVVRRMAGTSLLAMAPELTPERRNEIAVELSKALETGQSELSKYIPDYLGRFSLWLPPRELDELIDQMENLLCAASSVAVTAALDTVGAILAGYAVYASRFQQDAATLTNRRNRLAGLLLKGLASYREPVRQETLRILGEELFASKVMTYADKSALFVLVAKKLLCLISENGERELTFFYTAAALSHVYRFLVLYKIEDGPFCFSPPERVAFFPGTFDPFSISHKGIVQSIRDLGFEVYLAVDEFSWSKKAQPALVRRQIVNMSVADSFDVYLFPHDLPVNLANPSDLDRLRQVFAGRDLYLAVGSDVVANASSYRATAVPGCVQEMNHIVFRRVSSADGPETEADLRCIRGKVLQLQLPPYLEDISSTRIRENIDLGRDISNLIDPIVQDYIYRHSLYLREPQYKRLYRAGHLEFLPTQHPDDAQRAELLAAVTSGKKRPPCFDLRDDVIVLRDTGNGERILGYLTMRIVSAINLYDALQDDRLTNYVRKHTAGRILLLTGLHLVRHSNTSYNIGQLLMTEALSRAMGEDCGYAVYYPTNRKNDSAVINLLRRQGFVKAEVGGDRPLLLVDMRSPVVLIQNLATTLKEPFSSSTNVLDAIRQAHIRMQEALTGLYPGTLLLSLNAEVIYHRLVQKIVEANHVPAEPTVPRVLGEKMCVPFGKILRGNAIPNTVTKTIHTDKVFAQDLRSFDIEAFPGYAPLESQIRTIKSFCRPVILVDDLLHSGNRINALSPLLEHENIAIDRVLVGVMSGEGRDLMRTKGMKADCVYFVPNLRAWFVESTMYPFIGGDTVGHDEPSVPGLTPAINLVLPYAFPRFYKECRRDAVFKFSQVCIENSRDIIKVLESEFRSRFARNLTLSRLSEAVILPLSPDKGSCLYYDPNLPASTYLENDLKMLLRMRDVLE